One segment of candidate division KSB1 bacterium DNA contains the following:
- a CDS encoding lasso peptide biosynthesis B2 protein, with product MLRLHKFLRLPAAKRKVWLQAFALLCAVRLGLWLLPFATVQRLLRQLRRRRQDTVLHIATLIHALTVLSRYVPHATCLVQALTAHTLLKRHGYPAKLHLGVAKTGAAGLQAHAWVEQHGRVVIGAVEDLARYTPLPLVEGLRS from the coding sequence CGGCCAAGCGGAAAGTCTGGCTGCAGGCTTTCGCCCTGCTGTGCGCCGTTCGGCTGGGGTTGTGGCTGCTGCCCTTTGCGACGGTGCAGCGGCTGCTGCGGCAGTTGCGCCGGCGCCGCCAGGACACCGTCTTGCACATTGCCACGCTCATCCATGCGCTCACGGTGCTGAGCCGCTACGTGCCGCACGCCACCTGCTTGGTGCAGGCGCTGACCGCGCACACCTTGCTCAAACGTCACGGTTACCCAGCCAAGTTGCACCTCGGCGTGGCCAAAACCGGCGCGGCGGGGTTGCAGGCCCATGCCTGGGTGGAACAGCACGGCCGGGTTGTGATCGGTGCAGTCGAGGATTTGGCACGTTATACGCCCCTGCCATTGGTGGAGGGTCTGCGCTCATGA
- a CDS encoding asparagine synthase-related protein, translated as MSGIVGLVNCDGAPVASRLLQQLTATMQFRGPQAQAIWVNGRVGFGHALLASTHESGREQQPRSLDGEVWITADARLDDRAGLWQRLALPPRDLATVSDAELILLAYQAWGEECVQHLLGDFAFAIWDGRRQRLFCARDHFGVRLLYYAHCGNTLVFSNTLNTVRAHPAVSTRLHEPAIGDYLLFGCNLDATSTSFADIQRLPPAHVLTAGSEGVRTRRYWRLPVPEPLCYRRDADYVDRFRELLQQAVADRLRCDRLTVWMSGGLDSTTIAALAQAQQNPPRLAAMTVYYEKLIPDGEREYAELAARAIGLPLHLLRADDFPLFDDGHVPAFPEPADEPMTALLSAQLQTSLANGHVVLTGDGGDELLYPSGLAHMLRALPPRQTWRAVRDYVRQRRALPPLGLGLRARLRAWRRREPRRDGVPSWIAPDFVARCHLRQRWQEVTYNQPGVPHRWRPGAYHGLTTPYWQSVFEFYDAGVLGVPLEFRLPFLDLRLVQFTLAMPPLPWFVTKELLRRCTVDLLPEKIRRRPKTPLPGEPLQEWLQQHEVKWLDDFTPVPLLHQFVDRRAVPRLSGRPLNGIDPYVPLRPFALNQWLRQLSL; from the coding sequence ATGAGTGGCATCGTTGGCCTGGTGAACTGCGATGGCGCGCCGGTGGCAAGCCGCCTGCTGCAGCAACTCACCGCGACGATGCAGTTCCGCGGACCGCAGGCGCAAGCGATCTGGGTCAATGGCAGGGTGGGATTCGGGCATGCACTGTTGGCCTCTACTCATGAGTCCGGACGCGAGCAGCAACCCCGCAGCCTCGATGGTGAGGTGTGGATCACTGCCGATGCCCGTCTCGATGATCGCGCCGGCCTGTGGCAGCGTCTGGCACTGCCGCCGCGCGATCTCGCGACCGTCAGCGATGCGGAGTTGATCCTGCTGGCCTATCAGGCGTGGGGTGAAGAATGCGTGCAGCATCTGCTCGGGGATTTTGCCTTTGCCATTTGGGATGGCCGCCGGCAGCGCTTGTTTTGTGCCCGTGATCATTTTGGCGTCAGGCTGTTGTATTACGCCCATTGCGGCAACACGCTGGTGTTCAGCAACACCCTCAACACGGTGCGCGCCCATCCCGCGGTCTCGACGCGCCTGCATGAGCCTGCCATCGGCGATTACCTGTTGTTTGGCTGCAATCTTGATGCAACCTCCACCAGTTTCGCCGATATTCAGCGTCTGCCACCGGCACATGTGCTGACTGCCGGCAGCGAGGGCGTGCGCACACGGCGCTACTGGCGCCTGCCGGTGCCTGAACCTCTGTGCTACCGCCGTGACGCCGACTATGTTGACCGTTTTCGGGAGCTGTTGCAGCAGGCGGTGGCCGACCGGCTGCGCTGCGATCGCCTCACCGTTTGGATGAGCGGCGGATTGGATTCCACCACCATCGCCGCGCTGGCGCAGGCACAGCAGAATCCCCCCCGGCTCGCCGCCATGACGGTGTATTATGAAAAATTGATTCCTGACGGCGAACGCGAATATGCCGAGCTGGCTGCCCGGGCGATCGGTCTGCCGCTGCATCTCCTGCGGGCCGACGATTTTCCCCTCTTCGATGACGGTCATGTGCCGGCCTTTCCGGAACCGGCAGATGAGCCGATGACCGCTCTGCTCTCCGCCCAGTTGCAAACCAGTCTGGCCAACGGCCACGTGGTCCTCACTGGTGATGGCGGTGACGAGTTGCTTTACCCCTCCGGCCTGGCTCACATGCTGCGTGCTTTGCCGCCGCGGCAGACATGGCGTGCGGTACGCGATTATGTCCGCCAGCGTCGCGCGCTGCCACCGCTGGGTCTGGGATTGCGCGCCCGGTTGCGTGCCTGGCGCCGGCGCGAACCACGCCGCGATGGCGTCCCGTCCTGGATCGCGCCGGATTTCGTTGCGCGCTGTCACCTGCGCCAGCGTTGGCAGGAGGTCACCTACAACCAGCCTGGTGTGCCGCACCGCTGGCGGCCGGGCGCCTATCACGGATTGACCACGCCCTATTGGCAGAGTGTGTTCGAATTCTATGATGCCGGCGTCCTGGGCGTGCCGCTGGAGTTTCGTTTGCCGTTTCTCGATCTGCGGCTGGTGCAGTTCACGCTCGCCATGCCGCCCCTGCCATGGTTCGTCACGAAGGAATTGTTGCGCCGCTGCACCGTCGATTTGCTGCCGGAAAAAATCAGACGGCGTCCCAAAACCCCGTTGCCGGGCGAGCCATTGCAGGAATGGTTGCAACAGCATGAAGTAAAATGGCTGGATGATTTCACGCCGGTGCCGTTGCTGCATCAGTTCGTCGATCGGCGCGCCGTTCCCCGTCTCAGCGGCCGGCCCCTGAACGGGATTGATCCCTACGTGCCCCTCCGGCCGTTCGCCTTGAATCAATGGTTGAGGCAGTTGTCTTTGTGA
- a CDS encoding ATP-binding protein, giving the protein MWQYRLYGLRLLANRQLPGLPVAAHAEANDVRVWFGEMPPWLPANTDRRERLCRESRERDDQGAPVQRLWQAAGGNYYRFVFSDGVEFVVDCSGREIGVTWAATSSPEDAATYLLGPILAVALGLQEVTCLHASAVAIAGGAVALVGPSGAGKSTTAASFARLGFPVLSDDVLALRDRRSVFLAQPGYPSLRLWSDAVTALFGSAEALPPLTPTWDKRCLDLCASEYKFQQDELPLRAIYFLDDRGQSPQSLIMPVPPAEGLLLLLANSYLTHDLDRRHRLREFDLLSRVARHVPLRRVQAPENPAHLPALCAAITAEVQTGSASES; this is encoded by the coding sequence ATGTGGCAATACCGCCTTTATGGTCTGAGACTTCTGGCCAACCGCCAGCTTCCCGGTTTGCCGGTTGCCGCCCATGCCGAAGCCAATGATGTGCGTGTCTGGTTTGGCGAGATGCCGCCCTGGTTGCCCGCCAACACCGACCGTCGTGAGCGGCTGTGCCGTGAAAGTCGCGAGCGGGATGACCAGGGCGCACCGGTGCAGCGCCTGTGGCAGGCAGCCGGCGGGAATTATTATCGCTTCGTCTTCAGTGATGGCGTCGAATTCGTGGTCGATTGCAGCGGGCGTGAAATCGGCGTGACCTGGGCAGCGACCTCCTCGCCGGAGGATGCGGCCACCTATCTGCTCGGTCCCATTCTGGCTGTGGCACTGGGGCTGCAGGAGGTCACGTGTTTGCATGCCAGTGCCGTGGCCATCGCGGGTGGGGCCGTGGCCCTGGTGGGCCCCTCCGGTGCGGGCAAGTCAACCACCGCCGCCAGCTTCGCCCGCCTGGGTTTTCCCGTGCTCTCTGATGACGTGCTGGCCTTGCGCGACCGGCGTTCTGTTTTTCTGGCACAACCCGGGTATCCCTCTTTGCGACTGTGGTCGGATGCCGTCACGGCTCTGTTCGGGTCGGCCGAGGCCCTGCCGCCCCTGACTCCGACGTGGGACAAGCGCTGCCTCGATCTCTGCGCCAGCGAATACAAATTTCAACAGGACGAGCTGCCGCTGCGGGCAATCTATTTTCTCGATGATCGCGGGCAGTCGCCCCAATCCCTCATCATGCCGGTGCCGCCTGCCGAAGGCCTGTTGCTGCTGCTCGCCAACAGTTATCTGACCCACGATCTCGACCGCAGGCATCGTCTGCGCGAGTTTGATCTGCTCAGCCGTGTCGCCCGCCACGTGCCGTTGCGCCGCGTGCAAGCGCCGGAGAACCCCGCGCATCTGCCGGCCCTGTGCGCCGCCATCACCGCCGAGGTGCAGACCGGCTCCGCCTCTGAATCTTGA
- a CDS encoding 50S ribosomal protein L11 methyltransferase, which translates to MYSLFDYGDMIADRVRFEAYSKALRQTMKPGAVVLDIGTGTGIFALLACKLGARRVYALETNNAIAVAAELAVVNGCQERITFLQQLSTKTVLPEAADVIISDLRGVLPLLEQHLPSLVDARQRLLAPGGTLLPWRDTLWAAVITAPELYQRHFQPWQQDLLGLDTQPCQRLLANLWQRAQFQPGQLLTAPQCWATLNYHTLTSPHVSGELSWRVTQSGTAHGLCLWFDAELSPGIGFSNAPGQPKTIYGQAFFPWPQPVALAAGDHLTVRLQANLVKDDYVWQWHTRINSGNERGSRMTEFRQSSLWGEPLSPHQLRKRAHTFVPRLNQEGRIMQFILNRMEGRATLADLAHELVQTFPRDFPDWQSALVRLGDLAIGWSES; encoded by the coding sequence ATGTACAGCCTGTTCGACTACGGCGACATGATCGCCGACCGGGTGCGCTTCGAGGCCTACAGCAAGGCCCTGCGCCAGACCATGAAACCCGGTGCGGTGGTGCTCGATATCGGCACCGGCACCGGCATCTTTGCGCTGCTTGCCTGCAAACTCGGCGCGCGCCGCGTTTATGCCCTGGAGACCAACAACGCCATCGCGGTGGCTGCCGAACTGGCCGTCGTCAATGGCTGCCAGGAGCGCATTACTTTTCTGCAGCAACTTTCCACCAAGACCGTGCTTCCGGAGGCTGCCGATGTCATCATCTCGGACCTGCGCGGGGTGCTGCCGTTGCTCGAACAGCATCTCCCCTCGCTGGTGGATGCACGCCAGCGCCTGCTGGCGCCCGGCGGAACATTGCTGCCCTGGCGCGACACGCTGTGGGCCGCCGTGATCACCGCGCCCGAGCTGTATCAGCGCCATTTCCAACCCTGGCAGCAGGATTTGTTGGGATTGGATACGCAGCCGTGCCAGCGCCTGCTCGCCAATCTCTGGCAGCGCGCCCAGTTCCAGCCCGGTCAGTTGCTCACCGCGCCGCAATGTTGGGCCACCCTCAACTACCACACTCTCACCAGTCCCCATGTCAGTGGCGAACTGAGCTGGCGCGTGACCCAGTCCGGCACGGCACACGGCCTGTGCCTGTGGTTCGATGCCGAACTTAGCCCCGGCATCGGCTTCTCCAATGCGCCCGGTCAGCCGAAAACCATCTACGGCCAGGCCTTTTTCCCCTGGCCGCAACCGGTGGCGCTCGCTGCCGGCGATCATCTCACCGTCAGGCTCCAGGCGAATCTCGTCAAGGATGATTATGTCTGGCAGTGGCACACCCGCATCAATTCGGGCAATGAGCGCGGCAGTCGCATGACCGAATTCCGGCAATCCTCTCTCTGGGGCGAGCCGCTGTCACCGCATCAGCTTCGCAAACGCGCCCACACCTTCGTCCCGCGGCTGAATCAGGAAGGCCGGATCATGCAATTCATCCTGAATCGCATGGAGGGCAGGGCAACGCTCGCCGACCTGGCGCACGAACTGGTGCAGACTTTTCCCCGGGATTTTCCCGACTGGCAGTCGGCACTCGTCCGCCTGGGAGATCTTGCCATTGGTTGGAGCGAGTCGTGA
- a CDS encoding ABC transporter ATP-binding protein/permease: MSSNRESRPIWQQQAWRIDRALRLVWQCSRGWTLAGLALMLLQSLMPLLSLYLTKQILDAVTQAITGASRSAALRQVFLWVGWAAAATLFSEVLRALGSFVSQAQAQVVADHIHQRLHRKSVALDLAYYENPRYYDTLHRAQEDAPFRPLSIVTGLLQAGQSGLSLLALAGLLFAFHPLLAAILFAATLPGLMVRVKYARETFRRQQRWTANERRAYSYHWLLTAGEFAGEIRLFHLGPLFISRFRELRAHIRRERLALSRQAMLAELGPQALAILAVFGAVTLLVKQAFAGALTPGALVMYWQAFQRGQENFRDLLHAAAGIYQDNLFLASFHEFLELQPAITTPARPRPLPRPLKTGIEFHCVSFCYPGTSRTALHDISLRLRPGEIVALVGENGSGKSTLIKLLCRLYDPTAGRITLDGVDLREYDPAAWRAEIGVLFQDYVRYNLSARENIWLGEITLAPDDQRIAAVARQTGADRVIAKLPAGPATLLGKWFEEGEELSTGEWQKLALSRACLRQKQLLLLDEPTSSLDARAEAQFFQHLRAIAADRATLLISHRLATARLADRIYVLANGHLVASGTHAQLLSQSGNYAELFATQAQSYRTGEAVTA, from the coding sequence GTGAGCAGCAACCGGGAATCCCGGCCAATCTGGCAGCAGCAGGCATGGCGTATCGATCGCGCCCTGCGCCTGGTCTGGCAATGCAGCCGCGGCTGGACGCTCGCCGGTCTTGCGCTGATGCTGTTGCAAAGCCTCATGCCGCTGCTCAGCCTTTATCTCACCAAACAGATTCTTGACGCCGTCACCCAGGCGATCACCGGCGCCAGCCGCAGTGCGGCACTGCGGCAAGTTTTCCTCTGGGTGGGATGGGCAGCCGCGGCGACGCTCTTCAGCGAAGTGCTGCGTGCTTTGGGCAGCTTCGTCAGTCAAGCGCAGGCCCAGGTGGTTGCCGATCACATCCATCAGCGCCTGCATCGCAAGTCCGTCGCCCTGGATCTGGCTTATTATGAAAACCCGCGCTACTATGACACGCTGCACCGCGCCCAGGAGGACGCGCCCTTCCGGCCGCTCAGCATCGTCACCGGTCTGCTGCAGGCGGGACAGAGCGGCCTCTCGCTGCTGGCGCTCGCCGGCCTGTTATTCGCCTTTCATCCGCTGCTCGCCGCCATCCTGTTCGCCGCCACCCTGCCCGGCCTGATGGTGCGCGTGAAATACGCCAGGGAGACTTTTCGCCGGCAGCAGCGCTGGACGGCCAATGAGCGCCGCGCCTATTCCTATCACTGGCTGCTCACTGCCGGGGAATTCGCCGGGGAAATTCGTCTGTTTCATCTCGGTCCCTTGTTCATCAGCCGCTTTCGTGAATTGCGCGCGCACATCCGCCGCGAACGCCTGGCCCTCAGCCGCCAGGCGATGCTCGCCGAGCTGGGGCCGCAGGCGCTCGCCATCCTCGCGGTTTTCGGCGCGGTCACGCTGCTGGTCAAACAGGCCTTCGCCGGCGCGCTCACGCCGGGCGCGCTGGTGATGTACTGGCAGGCCTTTCAGCGCGGTCAGGAAAACTTCCGCGACCTGCTGCATGCCGCGGCCGGCATCTATCAGGACAATCTCTTCCTCGCCAGCTTCCACGAATTTCTCGAACTGCAGCCGGCGATTACAACTCCCGCCCGGCCCCGGCCATTGCCGCGACCACTCAAGACCGGCATCGAGTTTCATTGCGTCAGCTTTTGCTATCCCGGCACAAGCCGCACCGCCCTGCACGACATCAGTCTGCGCCTGCGACCCGGCGAAATCGTGGCGCTGGTGGGCGAAAACGGCTCCGGCAAATCCACGCTCATCAAGCTGCTCTGCCGGCTGTATGATCCCACTGCGGGTCGCATCACCCTCGACGGGGTCGATCTGCGCGAGTACGATCCCGCCGCCTGGCGGGCCGAGATCGGCGTCCTGTTTCAGGATTATGTGCGTTACAATCTCAGCGCGCGGGAAAACATCTGGCTGGGCGAGATCACCCTGGCGCCCGATGATCAGCGCATTGCGGCGGTGGCACGGCAAACCGGCGCCGACCGCGTGATCGCCAAACTCCCCGCCGGCCCCGCCACGCTCCTGGGAAAATGGTTTGAAGAAGGGGAGGAGCTGAGCACCGGCGAGTGGCAAAAGCTCGCTCTCAGCCGCGCCTGTCTGCGCCAAAAACAACTGTTGTTGCTCGACGAGCCCACCAGCAGTCTGGATGCCCGCGCGGAAGCGCAATTCTTCCAGCACCTGCGCGCAATCGCCGCCGATCGCGCCACCCTGTTGATCAGCCACCGCCTGGCGACTGCGCGGCTCGCGGATCGCATCTATGTGCTTGCCAACGGCCACCTCGTGGCGAGCGGCACCCACGCACAACTGCTGTCGCAATCCGGCAACTATGCCGAACTCTTCGCCACCCAGGCGCAGTCTTATCGCACCGGCGAGGCGGTCACCGCATGA
- a CDS encoding nucleotidyltransferase family protein, which produces MTLWPDPRRHENSLLLCCSRVQADAATRERLAFLLTRKLDWQYVLWQAAWHRITVLLFRQLQPLAAAVPPPVLAHLQEQAKRQTQQSLLQTAGLLQLLPALAAHGVIAVPFKGPALAAAVYGDPALRECEDLDVLVTPHALPQAKAVLVRLGFRPLQPLNRAQEAVYLRYESGSTFVQESTGLQVDLHWAFNRNYLAVPLALADMLPRLQPQVLAGIPLHQLAPEDLLLALCVHGGKHQWLSLNWIIDVAELLRTHPRLAWQDLAARARATGCLRFVHLGLHLAHRLLAAPLPAALREQIAADRVVTQLADHARHRLFPMMEEWDPGVAERILFLLRARERRRDQLRFLLRRLTTPTSSDLFYWQSPLLPAPLYPWLRPARLLFGIVGRGLKFLRPSPVAT; this is translated from the coding sequence ATGACGCTCTGGCCTGATCCCCGCCGCCACGAAAACTCGCTGCTGCTGTGCTGCAGCCGCGTGCAGGCAGATGCCGCCACCCGTGAGCGCCTGGCTTTTCTGCTCACCCGCAAACTGGACTGGCAGTACGTGCTGTGGCAGGCCGCCTGGCATCGCATCACTGTGCTGTTGTTCCGCCAGCTTCAACCTCTCGCGGCCGCCGTGCCACCGCCGGTCCTCGCCCATCTGCAGGAGCAGGCCAAACGGCAGACGCAACAAAGTCTGCTGCAAACCGCGGGACTGCTGCAGTTGCTCCCGGCGTTGGCAGCGCACGGTGTGATCGCGGTTCCTTTTAAAGGCCCCGCCCTGGCGGCGGCGGTTTATGGTGATCCGGCTTTGCGTGAATGTGAAGACCTGGATGTGCTGGTGACCCCGCATGCTTTGCCACAGGCCAAAGCCGTGCTCGTCAGGCTCGGCTTCCGTCCCCTGCAACCACTCAATCGAGCCCAGGAGGCGGTTTACCTGCGCTACGAATCCGGTTCCACTTTCGTGCAGGAGAGTACCGGCCTGCAGGTGGATTTGCACTGGGCCTTCAACCGCAATTACCTCGCCGTGCCGCTCGCGCTGGCCGATATGTTGCCGCGGCTGCAACCGCAGGTATTGGCCGGCATTCCGCTGCACCAGCTCGCGCCGGAGGATTTGCTGCTCGCCCTGTGCGTGCACGGCGGCAAGCATCAATGGCTGAGTTTGAATTGGATCATTGACGTGGCGGAGCTGCTGCGCACGCATCCCCGCCTCGCCTGGCAGGATCTCGCGGCACGCGCCCGCGCTACCGGCTGCCTGCGCTTCGTGCATCTCGGGCTCCATTTGGCGCACCGTCTGCTGGCCGCACCGCTGCCTGCCGCCCTGCGCGAGCAGATCGCAGCCGATCGCGTCGTCACGCAACTTGCCGATCATGCCCGCCATCGCCTGTTTCCGATGATGGAAGAATGGGACCCGGGTGTGGCCGAGCGCATTCTCTTCCTGCTGCGCGCACGCGAACGCCGGCGCGACCAACTGCGCTTCCTGCTGCGGCGGCTCACCACGCCGACCTCAAGCGATCTTTTTTACTGGCAATCACCGCTCCTGCCCGCACCGCTTTATCCCTGGCTGCGGCCCGCCCGTCTCTTGTTCGGGATCGTGGGCCGTGGTTTGAAATTTCTGCGACCCTCTCCGGTGGCAACATGA
- a CDS encoding glycosyltransferase family 2 protein: MNPIVPDRLAGAPALRNGRTAAQAAAGAAPHPSPAVPPGLSVVIPVYNSAEILPLLLPRLQAVLAALTARHEIILVNDGSRDHSWQVAAGWAQQHHEIVAIDLMRNYGQHNALLCGIRAARYEVIITMDDDLQHPPEEIPKLLARLQEGYDVVYGTPAKESHSVLRNLLSRLTKTTISSTLGNHQIRDISAFRAIRAEVCRAFADYASPYVLLDLLLSWGTGKFACVVVSHRVRQAGKSNYTFWKLFNQAMLILTGFSTAPLRLASLVGFGFTLFGIVVFLYVIVGFFVRGSIPGFPFLASIISLFSGAQLFALGIIGEYLARMFTRSIQKPTYVVKQVAKAERHTSAAVSAGEEPRHG; the protein is encoded by the coding sequence ATGAATCCAATTGTTCCCGACCGCCTCGCCGGCGCGCCCGCGTTGCGCAACGGCAGGACCGCCGCCCAGGCAGCAGCCGGTGCGGCACCGCACCCCTCTCCGGCCGTTCCGCCCGGCCTGTCGGTGGTGATCCCGGTCTACAACAGTGCGGAAATCCTGCCGCTCCTGCTGCCGCGGCTGCAGGCGGTGCTCGCGGCGCTGACGGCGCGCCACGAAATCATCCTGGTCAATGACGGCAGCCGCGACCACAGTTGGCAGGTGGCTGCGGGCTGGGCACAACAGCACCACGAAATCGTGGCGATCGACCTGATGCGCAACTACGGCCAGCACAACGCCCTGCTGTGCGGCATCCGTGCGGCGCGCTACGAGGTGATCATCACCATGGATGACGACCTGCAACACCCGCCGGAAGAAATTCCCAAACTGCTCGCCCGGCTGCAGGAGGGCTATGATGTGGTTTATGGCACGCCGGCGAAAGAATCCCATTCTGTTTTGCGAAATCTGCTTTCCCGTCTCACCAAAACCACGATTTCCAGCACGCTCGGCAATCATCAAATTCGCGATATCAGTGCCTTTCGCGCGATCCGGGCAGAGGTGTGCCGCGCCTTTGCCGATTACGCCAGCCCCTACGTTTTGCTCGATCTGTTGTTGTCCTGGGGAACCGGCAAATTTGCCTGTGTGGTGGTCTCACATCGCGTCCGACAGGCGGGCAAATCCAATTACACTTTTTGGAAACTGTTCAATCAGGCAATGTTGATTTTAACCGGCTTCAGCACGGCACCGTTGCGCCTCGCCAGCCTGGTGGGCTTTGGCTTCACCCTTTTTGGCATCGTTGTCTTTCTGTATGTCATTGTGGGCTTTTTTGTGCGCGGCAGCATTCCCGGCTTTCCGTTTCTTGCCTCCATCATTTCGCTGTTCAGCGGGGCACAACTTTTTGCACTGGGCATCATCGGTGAATATCTGGCCCGCATGTTCACGCGCAGCATTCAAAAGCCCACCTATGTCGTCAAGCAAGTTGCGAAAGCGGAGCGCCACACGTCCGCTGCCGTGTCTGCCGGGGAGGAGCCCCGCCATGGCTGA
- a CDS encoding formyltransferase family protein has protein sequence MADKLRVGFCVSGGGHLCKAALHHAETLGIRPALLLADYKAAADLEILARERDIPFHRLARQERERVQQQITAICATSELDLLCLTFDKILPAELVAQYRGRIINVHMGLLPAFKGMHALEQAVRAGVKYAGATIHEVDVEVDSGAIIAQCLTGVRQQESPAALGARLYGYLRLMFLQVLAWYAEGRISRDQAGRLWVTNGVYGELPISPAVERSFPD, from the coding sequence ATGGCTGACAAACTGCGCGTTGGCTTTTGCGTTTCCGGTGGCGGTCATCTCTGCAAAGCCGCATTACATCACGCGGAGACGCTGGGGATCAGACCCGCCCTGCTGTTGGCCGATTACAAGGCCGCTGCCGATCTGGAAATCCTCGCCCGTGAGAGGGATATTCCGTTTCACCGACTTGCCAGGCAGGAACGCGAACGCGTGCAACAACAAATCACCGCCATTTGCGCGACGAGCGAACTGGACTTGCTGTGTTTGACCTTTGACAAAATTTTGCCTGCTGAATTGGTGGCTCAGTATCGCGGGCGCATCATCAATGTCCACATGGGGTTGCTGCCGGCCTTCAAAGGCATGCACGCGCTGGAGCAGGCTGTTCGGGCGGGGGTGAAGTATGCCGGTGCCACCATTCACGAAGTGGATGTCGAAGTCGACAGCGGTGCCATCATCGCCCAGTGCCTCACCGGCGTGCGGCAACAGGAGAGCCCCGCCGCACTCGGGGCGCGGCTCTATGGGTACTTGCGTTTGATGTTTCTGCAGGTGCTCGCCTGGTATGCTGAAGGCCGAATCAGCCGCGATCAAGCCGGCAGGCTATGGGTGACGAACGGTGTTTATGGTGAATTGCCCATCTCACCGGCAGTTGAGCGCAGCTTTCCTGATTGA
- a CDS encoding WbqC family protein, translated as MTCVILQPSYIPWRGYFHQIQKADVFVFYDDVQYDKRGWRNRNRIKSAHGSLWLTIPVHAAGCQIHHTPLNRIAIDWQQNWHEKHLLTLQHAYGKAPFHARYAPLLEAHFQRRPALLADLTIDLTIALARALGIERTRFLRASQFNVTGSKTDRLLAILEKVGATSYLSGPSARAYIEEHKFRERGITLEYMTYDYPVYPQLHPPFDPQVSILDLLFMTGPQAPDYIWGDPCRTH; from the coding sequence ATGACATGCGTCATCCTGCAACCCTCTTACATTCCCTGGCGTGGCTACTTTCACCAGATTCAAAAGGCGGACGTTTTCGTCTTTTATGATGATGTGCAATATGACAAACGCGGCTGGCGCAACCGGAATCGCATCAAATCAGCGCACGGCAGCCTCTGGCTCACCATCCCCGTTCATGCGGCCGGTTGTCAAATCCATCACACCCCGCTCAACCGCATCGCGATAGACTGGCAGCAAAACTGGCATGAAAAGCATTTGCTTACCCTCCAGCATGCGTATGGCAAAGCACCCTTCCATGCCCGATACGCACCCTTGCTGGAAGCGCATTTTCAGCGGCGCCCCGCGTTGCTGGCCGACCTGACCATTGATCTGACCATTGCCCTGGCACGCGCGCTCGGCATTGAACGCACACGCTTCCTGCGCGCCTCGCAATTCAACGTCACGGGCAGCAAAACCGACCGCCTGCTGGCCATTTTGGAAAAAGTCGGCGCCACTTCCTATCTCAGCGGCCCCTCGGCACGTGCATACATCGAAGAACACAAATTCCGTGAGCGCGGCATCACTTTGGAATACATGACCTACGATTACCCTGTCTATCCGCAGCTTCACCCACCCTTTGACCCGCAGGTGTCGATTTTGGATTTGTTGTTCATGACCGGACCGCAGGCACCCGACTACATTTGGGGAGATCCATGCCGAACCCATTGA